From one Bos indicus x Bos taurus breed Angus x Brahman F1 hybrid chromosome 7, Bos_hybrid_MaternalHap_v2.0, whole genome shotgun sequence genomic stretch:
- the CXXC5 gene encoding CXXC-type zinc finger protein 5 isoform X2 encodes MSSLSSGPQDTGGSSSSSSNGSSGSGPKAGVADKSAAVAAAAPASVADDAPPPERRNKSGIISEPLNKSLRRSRPLSHYSSFGGSGGSGGGSMMGGESAEKAAAAAASLLANGHDLAAAMAVDKSNSTSKHKSSAVASLLSKAERATELAAEGQLTLQQFAQSTEMLKRVVQEHLPLMSEAGAGLPDMEAVAGAEALNGQSDFPYLGAFPINPGLFIMTPAGVFLAESALHMAGLAEYPMQGELASAISSGKKKRKRCGMCAPCRRRINCEQCSSCRNRKTGHQICKFRKCEELKKKPSAALEVTAP; translated from the coding sequence ATGTCGAGCCTCAGCAGTGGCCCCCAGGACaccggcggcagcagcagcagcagcagcaatggcagcAGTGGCAGTGGCCCAAAGGCAGGAGTGGCAGACAAGAGTGCGGCGGTGGCCGCTGCTGCGCCAGCCTCGGTGGCGGATGACGCCCCACCCCCCGAGCGGCGGAACAAGAGCGGCATCATCAGTGAACCCCTCAACAAGAGCCTGCGCCGCTCCCGCCCCCTCTCCCACTACTCTTCGTTTGGGGGCAGCGGCGGCAGTGGCGGTGGCAGCATGATGGGCGGGGAGTCAGCTGAAAAGGCGGCCGCAGCCGCCGCCTCCCTGTTGGCCAACGGGCACGACCTGGCGGCGGCCATGGCTGTGGACAAAAGCAACTCTACCTCAAAGCACAAAAGCAGTGCTGTGGCCAGCCTGCTGAGCAAGGCGGAGCGCGCCACGGAGCTGGCGGCCGAGGGACAGCTGACGCTGCAGCAGTTTGCGCAGTCCACGGAGATGCTGAAGCGCGTGGTGCAGGAGCACCTACCGCTGATGAGCGAAGCGGGCGCCGGCCTGCCCGACATGGAGGCTGTGGCGGGTGCCGAAGCCCTCAACGGCCAGTCCGACTTCCCCTACCTGGGCGCCTTTCCCATCAACCCGGGCCTCTTCATCATGACCCCCGCGGGCGTGTTCCTGGCTGAGAGCGCGCTGCACATGGCCGGCCTGGCTGAGTACCCCATGCAGGGAGAGCTGGCCTCCGCCATCAGCTCAGGCAAGAAGAAGCGGAAACGCTGCGGCATGTGTGCGCCCTGCCGGCGGCGCATCAACTGTGAGCAGTGCAGCAGTTGTAGGAACCGAAAGACTGGCCATCAGATTTGCAAATTCAGAAAATGTGAGGAACTCAAAAAGAAGCCTTCCGCTGCTCTGGAGGTAACGGCGCCTTAG
- the CXXC5 gene encoding CXXC-type zinc finger protein 5 isoform X1 — protein MSSLSSGPQDTGGSSSSSSNGSSGSGPKAGVADKSAAVAAAAPASVADDAPPPERRNKSGIISEPLNKSLRRSRPLSHYSSFGGSGGSGGGSMMGGESAEKAAAAAASLLANGHDLAAAMAVDKSNSTSKHKSSAVASLLSKAERATELAAEGQLTLQQFAQSTEMLKRVVQEHLPLMSEAGAGLPDMEAVAGAEALNGQSDFPYLGAFPINPGLFIMTPAGVFLAESALHMAGLAEYPMQGELASAISSGKKKRKRCGMCAPCRRRINCEQCSSCRNRKTGHQICKFRKCEELKKKPSAALEKVMLPTGAAFRWFQ, from the exons ATGTCGAGCCTCAGCAGTGGCCCCCAGGACaccggcggcagcagcagcagcagcagcaatggcagcAGTGGCAGTGGCCCAAAGGCAGGAGTGGCAGACAAGAGTGCGGCGGTGGCCGCTGCTGCGCCAGCCTCGGTGGCGGATGACGCCCCACCCCCCGAGCGGCGGAACAAGAGCGGCATCATCAGTGAACCCCTCAACAAGAGCCTGCGCCGCTCCCGCCCCCTCTCCCACTACTCTTCGTTTGGGGGCAGCGGCGGCAGTGGCGGTGGCAGCATGATGGGCGGGGAGTCAGCTGAAAAGGCGGCCGCAGCCGCCGCCTCCCTGTTGGCCAACGGGCACGACCTGGCGGCGGCCATGGCTGTGGACAAAAGCAACTCTACCTCAAAGCACAAAAGCAGTGCTGTGGCCAGCCTGCTGAGCAAGGCGGAGCGCGCCACGGAGCTGGCGGCCGAGGGACAGCTGACGCTGCAGCAGTTTGCGCAGTCCACGGAGATGCTGAAGCGCGTGGTGCAGGAGCACCTACCGCTGATGAGCGAAGCGGGCGCCGGCCTGCCCGACATGGAGGCTGTGGCGGGTGCCGAAGCCCTCAACGGCCAGTCCGACTTCCCCTACCTGGGCGCCTTTCCCATCAACCCGGGCCTCTTCATCATGACCCCCGCGGGCGTGTTCCTGGCTGAGAGCGCGCTGCACATGGCCGGCCTGGCTGAGTACCCCATGCAGGGAGAGCTGGCCTCCGCCATCAGCTCAGGCAAGAAGAAGCGGAAACGCTGCGGCATGTGTGCGCCCTGCCGGCGGCGCATCAACTGTGAGCAGTGCAGCAGTTGTAGGAACCGAAAGACTGGCCATCAGATTTGCAAATTCAGAAAATGTGAGGAACTCAAAAAGAAGCCTTCCGCTGCTCTGGAG AAGGTGATGCTTCCGACGGGAGCCGCCTTCCGGTGGTTTCAGTGA